In one Plasmodium falciparum 3D7 genome assembly, chromosome: 14 genomic region, the following are encoded:
- a CDS encoding cytochrome c oxidase subunit 2, putative, giving the protein MDKIKSWLGFNKKIVFTENKFLLRNVNDQESLQAENVRAEDYPIPEKYLEDPDKIPKYYVFQSNMVTDEDLQPGMLRQLEVDKRLTLPTRTHISFLVTATDVIHSWSIPSLGIKADAIPGRLHKITTFILREGVYYGQCSEMCGTLHGFMPIVVEAVSPEAYAAHAKKYYKE; this is encoded by the coding sequence atGGATAAGATTAAAAGTTGGTTAggatttaataaaaagatcGTTTTTacagaaaataaatttttattaagaaATGTAAATGACCAAGAAAGTTTACAAGCAGAAAATGTAAGAGCAGAAGATTATCCAATACCTGAGAAATATTTAGAGGATCCAGATAAAATACCAAAGTATTACGTTTTTCAATCAAATATGGTAACAGATGAAGATTTACAACCTGGTATGTTAAGACAATTAGAAGTTGATAAAAGATTAACATTGCCTACAAGAACACATATATCTTTTCTAGTAACAGCTACTGATGTTATACATTCATGGTCTATTCCTAGTTTAGGAATAAAAGCTGATGCTATTCCGGGGCGCTTACATAAAATTACAACTTTTATATTAAGAGAAGGGGTATATTATGGTCAGTGTTCTGAAATGTGTGGTACTTTGCATGGATTTATGCCCATAGTGGTCGAGGCTGTCTCACCAGAGGCATATGCAGCTCATgcgaaaaaatattataaggaATGA
- a CDS encoding mitochondrial ribosomal protein L17-2 precursor, putative encodes MGYTSTLKFVNLGVRRRLFRRAHKQPHHKWDSIKNQLNELLKYGRIETTLTKAKELQGYAEELIYLAKKDNVENNLKVESMLRTAQGRRRLYEFYVPLYRHRPFFFTRIINQWKLRLRDSAPLAYIEFIDRPGELRPAKPVGYNKIKFIYEEMKKNRRNFRKYFNIAKRFHLLDENDHLLPDFADTGHVPEKSWYDEENEEDDDEIIINPELIQKYKKFNNPMLKGPKKGREPFYVDLPLPSVTERTFLNYRKKFKP; translated from the exons ATGGGATATACTTCTACCCTTAAATTCGTGAACTTAGGGGTGAGGAGGAGATTATTTAGAAGAGCTCATAAACAGCCACATCATAAATGGGATAGTATAAAAAACCAGTTGaatgaattattaaaatatggaaGGATAGAAACAACTTTAACAAAGGCAAAAGAGTTACAAGGATATGCTGAGGAGTTAATTTATTTGGCTAAAAAAGATAATgtagaaaataatttaaaagtaGAAAGTATGTTAAGAACAGCACAAGGGAGAAGAAGATTATACGAATTTTATGTGCCATTATATAGACATagaccttttttttttactaggATTATTAATCAATGGAAATTACGTTTAAGAGATTCAGCACCTTTGGCTTATATCGAATTTATAGATAGACCAGGAGAACTAAGACCAGCCAAACCTGTaggttataataaaattaaatttatatatgaggaaatgaaaaaaaatcgAAGAAATTTtcgaaaatattttaatatagcAAAAAGGTTTCATTTGCTTGATGAAAATGATCACCTTCTTCCTGACTTTGCTGACACTGGTCATGTCCCCGAGAAATct tGGTATGATGAAGAgaatgaagaagatgatgatgagattattattaaccctgaattaatacaaaaatataaaaaatttaataaccCTATGTTGAAAGGACCAAAAAAAGGAAGAGAACCTTTTTATGTAGACTTACCTTTACCAAGTGTTACAGAAAgaacatttttaaattacaggaaaaaatttaaaccttaa
- a CDS encoding PhIL1 interacting protein PIP2, giving the protein MDKDKDKSKNTPLLYQDTMNDLGDGLQNMDTLRLNRNGNTGNGNKNKTNGSKGVKGEYEKKKETNGHDDYVKESLNRMLESHIDQYFKGLDYYKNNPKCKIDPKIHLHGSEEIENYIVKEKIFVTTYFQYIDVYENAINVDEDLEKEEIVYVEVPKYVTKYKPKIVTNIIEKTIEIPSGEEIKQPKYNTVNVPYVIPNIVENEILVVLKKIIQPEIEITNEELEIEVEKYIPRLVPVNVYVPRYFGISAKAKGEPEESVRYVDLTQDQIDELMKELNPHLNELKVFNETQLKRMDEYMRESQMQARAHNFEPPQPQLITYDESGHCQSYDYSEFHRFKETCIKELTH; this is encoded by the coding sequence atGGATAAAGATAAGGATAAAAGCAAAAACACACCTCTGTTATACCAAGACACAATGAACGATTTAGGTGATGGTTTACAAAACATGGACACTCTTCGTTTAAATAGAAATGGGAATACCGGAAATGGGAACAAGAATAAGACGAACGGGAGCAAAGGCGTTAAAGGTGAATATGAGAAGAAGAAAGAAACAAATGGTCATGATGATTATGTGAAAGAGTCCTTAAATAGAATGTTAGAATCTCATATAGATCAATATTTTAAGGGTTTGgattattataagaataatcCTAAATGTAAAATCGATCCAAAGATTCATTTACATGGTTCTGAAGAGATAGAAAATTACATAGTGAAAGAGAAGATATTTGTAACTACctattttcaatatattgATGTTTATGAAAATGCTATAAATGTGGATGAAGACTTGGAAAAGGAAGAAATAGTTTATGTAGAAGTACCAAAATATGTAACTAAATATAAACCCAAAATTGTTACAAATATAATTGAAAAAACCATAGAAATACCAAGTGGGGAAGAAATTAAACAACCTAAATATAATACTGTGAATGTACCTTATGTTATACCAAATATTgtagaaaatgaaatattagttgttttaaaaaaaatcatacaACCAGAAATAGAAATAACAAATGAAGAATTAGAAATAGAagttgaaaaatatatacctcGTTTAGTACCAGTCAATGTGTATGTACCTCGTTATTTTGGTATTTCTGCTAAGGCAAAAGGGGAACCAGAAGAATCAGTTAGATATGTAGATTTAACACAAGACCAAATCGATGAATTAATGAAAGAACTAAATCCTCATCTTAACGAATTAAAAGTATTTAATGAAACACAACTCAAAAGAATGGATGAATATATGCGTGAATCACAAATGCAAGCAAGAGCACATAATTTCGAACCACCTCAACCACAACTTATTACTTATGATGAAAGTGGCCACTGTCAAAGTTATGATTATTCAGAATTTCATAGATTCAAGGAAACATGTATAAAGGAATTAACACACTAA